A stretch of the Solanum dulcamara chromosome 6, daSolDulc1.2, whole genome shotgun sequence genome encodes the following:
- the LOC129891481 gene encoding LOW QUALITY PROTEIN: transmembrane 9 superfamily member 11 (The sequence of the model RefSeq protein was modified relative to this genomic sequence to represent the inferred CDS: deleted 1 base in 1 codon) — translation MRSFDKFKIWVLLICLVFELGYGFYLPGSYPHKYGVDDLLNVKVNSLTSIDTELPYSYYSLPFCQPQEGVKDSAENLGELLMGDRIENSPYRFKMYTNETEIFMCQTKPLSGEEFKLLKKRIDEMYQVNLILDNLPAIRYTRKEDYFLRWTGYPVGIKVQDAYYVFNHLKFTVLVHKYEETNVARVMGTGDGAEVISTVGKDGSEAPGYMVVGFEVVPCSVQHAPDSAKNLKMYNKYPTPIKCDPTIVAMAIKENEPVSFTYEVNFEESDIKWPSRWDAYLKMEGAKVHWFSILNSLMVITFLAGIVLVIFLRTVRRDLTRYEELDKEAQAQMNEELSGWKLVVSDVFRAPSNPALLCAMVGDGVQILGMGVVTIMFAALGFMSPASRGTLITGMLFFYMILGVAAGYVAVRLWRTIFCGDHKGWVSVSWKAACFFPGIAFLILTTLNFLLWGSHSTGAIPFSLFVVLILLWFCISVPLTLVGGYFGAKAPHIEYPVRTNQIPREIPPQKYPSWLLVLGAGTLPFGTLFIELFFIMSSLWMGRVYYVFGFLFIVMILLVVVCAEVSLVLTYMHLCVEDWKWWWKSFFASGSVAIYIFLYSVNYLIFDLKSLSGPVSATLYLGYSLFMVLAIMLATGTVGFLSSFWFVHYLFSSVKLD, via the exons ATGAGATCTTTTGacaaattcaagatttgggttTTGTTAATCTGCTTGGTGTTTGAATTGGGTTATGGGTTTTATCTACCTGGAAGTTACCCTCATAAATATGGAGTTGAT GATTTGTTGAATGTTAAGGTCAATTCATTGACATCAATTGACACTGAGTTGCCTTATAGTTATTATAGTTTGCCTTTTTGCCAACCCCAAGAGGGTGTGAAGGATAGTGCTGAGAATCTTGGTGAACTTCTTATGGGTGATAGAATTGAGAATTCTCCTTATAGGTTTAAGATGTATACTAATGAGACTGAGATTTTCATGTGTCAAACTAAACCTTTGTCTGGTGAGGAGTTTAAGCTTTTGAAGAAGAGGATTGATGAGATGTATCAAGTTAATTTGATTCTTGATAATTTGCCTGCTATACGGTATACGAGGAAGGAAGATTATTTCTTGCGTTGGACTGGTTATCCCGTTGGGATCAAGGTTCAAGATGCATATTATGTGTTTAATCACTTGAAGTTTACGGTTCTTGTTCATAAGTATGAAGAGACCAATGTGGCTCGGGTTATGGGTACTGGGGATGGAGCTGAGGTGATCTCAACAGTGGGAAAGGATGGATCTGAGGCACCTGGTTACATGGTTGTTGGGTTTGAGGTTGTTCCTTGTAGTGTTCAGCATGCTCCTGATTCAGCAAAGAATTTGAAAATGTACAATAAGTACCCGACTCCAATTAAGTGCGACCCTACAATTGTCGCCATGGCTATTAAAGAAAATGAGCCCGTGTCTTTTACTTACGAGGTGAACTTTGAGGAAAGTGACATCAAGTGGCCATCAAGATGGGATGCTTATTTGAAGATGGAAGGTGCAAAGGTGCACTGGTTCTCTATCCTTAACTCCCTTATGGTGATCACTTTCTTGGCTGGAATTGTGCTTGTAATCTTCTTGAGAACTGTCCGGCGGGATCTGACGAGGTATGAGGAACTTGACAAAGAGGCTCAAGCTCAGATGAATGAGGAGTTATCCGGGTGGAAACTTGTGGTGAGTGATGTGTTCAGGGCTCCAAGTAATCCAGCACTTCTGTGTGCGATGGTTGGAGATGGTGTTCAAATCTTAGGGATGGGTGTTGTGACTATCATGTTTGCTGCCCTTGGATTTATGTCCCCAGCTTCTCGTGGAACATTGATTACCGGCATGCTATTCTTCTACATGATTCTTGGTGTTGCAGCTGGTTATGTTGCTGTTCGTCTCTGGAGGACAATCTTCTGTGGCGATCACAAGGGCTGGGTTTCAGTCTCATGGAAAGCTGCTTGTTTCTTCCCGGGAATTGCTTTTCTCATTCTAACCACATTGAACTTCCTGCTATGGGGTAGTCACAGCACAGGGGCCATACCATTTTCTCTATTTGTCGTCCTCATTTTACTTTGGTTCTGCATTTCCGTTCCTCTAACCCTAGTCGGTGGTTATTTCGGGGCAAAGGCTCCTCACATTGAATACCCAGTCCGAACCAACCAGATCCCCCGTGAAATTCCACCACAAAAATATCCATCTTGGCTTTTAGTTTTGGGTGCAGGCACCCTTCCTTTTGGTACTCTGTTCATTGAGCTTTTCTTCATCATGTCGAGTCTCTGGATGGGCCGTGTGTACTATGTCTTCGGCTTCCTCTTCATTGTCATGATCCTTCTTGTTGTCGTCTGTGCTGAGGTGTCTCTTGTTCTGACCTACATGCATCTTTGTGTAGAGGACTGGAAATGGTGGTGGAAATCTTTCTTTGCTTCTGGATCAGTTGCTATATACATTTTCCTCTACTCCGTAAACTATCTAATCTTCGATCTCAAGAGCTTGAGTGGGCCTGTTTCCGCCACTCTTTACCTAGGATACTCCCTCTTCATGGTCCTTGCCATCATGCTCGCGACAGGCACGGTCGGGTTCCTTTCCTCCTTCTGGTTTGTACATTACTTGTTCTCTTCAGTGAAGCTGGATTAA
- the LOC129891480 gene encoding uncharacterized protein LOC129891480 — MGGNNRKRSNKPKTRKPRNPSCSGRGLFVEGGVLSDWGDFNSPPSRGRNLKSENGNGNGSSRNRNAAVSSSKNASSSKSELKKIRGNEIRYVYPSADSVIRSDAVHSGGVKDDKLDWEHPILLVDTKETQIVAFIDEGPNKEPQNQECIYDCTTPLSLDVGQNKDSHEVNYAGDYSAGFSLDESSHRGLGFYEEAEITHGGVGLSSKDEKENPSFECSFSDDDMDADGGFLGGASIEMDDHLPAEMSSSVENEGFLSIGGLRLHTRDLSDEKSDGDYEDISSDDGSSCSSESEGSDRSSESDGSSDSDSDVDEEVAADYYESTGGMCKVIDVKQLVGQVPSSCSDDSLDETVKKLGGIDLREASREYGMKKPPKERKYRGGQKSTPAKQTRGSDLDGLMFVKDPRTVSGKKKHAAKFPQSWPFESQKSKNFGRIPGAKKKHRKEMMALKRRERMLRRGVDLQKINSKLHQMVLDGADMLSFQPMHSRDCSQVQRLAAIYRLRSGCQGSGKKRFVTVTKTQYTAMPSTSDKIRLEKLIGAGDEDSDFRVTGIPSHRKDVNAAKNSSKGSGGQSGPSKLFKTPINPRGQKDSSKKRRDQKTGSYALPVSFVSSGIMRSETEVEEKSIETTQPTTIVHETKVVTNSIEYGAFEMHTTGFGSKIMAKMGYQEGRGLGKDGQGISEPIEARQRPKALGLGAEIPETSSRSSAKEDFLPKSSVPGAEIIGRSGKSIRKESSIGFAGFERHTKGFGSKMMAKMGFVEGMGLGRSSQGITNPLVAVRRPKSQGLGAKS; from the exons ATGGGAGGAAATAACAGAAAAAGATCTAATAAACCTAAAACACGGAAGCCCAGGAACCCGTCTTGTTCGGGTCGGGGCTTGTTCGTTGAAGGCGGAGTCTTATCTGATTGGGGCGATTTCAATTCTCCTCCTTCAAGAG GGAGAAATTTGAAGAGTGAAAATGGAAATGGAAATGGTAGTTCAAGGAATCGTAATGCAGCTGTTAGCAGCTCGAAGAATGCTTCGAGTTCGAAAAGCGAATTGAAGAAAATTAGAGGAAATGAGATCCGTTATGTATATCCTTCTGCAGATTCAGTG ATACGTTCAGATGCAGTACATAGTGGAGGAGTAAAAGATGACAAGTTGGATTGGGAACATCCTATTCTTTTGGTTGATACAAAAGAAACTCAAATTGTTGCTTTCATAGATGAAGGCCCAAATAAGGAACCTCAAAATCAGGAATGTATTTATGATTGCACAACTCCTTTATCTCTAGATGTTGGACAAAATAAAGATTCTCATGAAGTTAACTATGCTGGCGACTATAGTGCTGGTTTCTCACTGGATGAGAGTTCACACAGAGGATTGGGATTCTATGAAGAAGCAGAAATAACACATGGAGGAGTTGGATTGTCATCCAAGGATGAGAAGGAAAACCCTTCTTTTGAGTGTTCATTCTCTGATGACGATATGGATGCTGATGGTGGATTCCTTGGTGGTGCCAGCATCGAGATGGATGATCACCTGCCAGCTGAGATGTCATCTTCTGTGGAAAATGAGGGATTTTTGTCTATTGGGGGGCTTAGACTACATACTCGAGACTTATCAGATGAGAAAAGTGATGGTGATTATGAAGACATTTCATCTGATGATGGAAGTTCTTGTTCGTCAGAATCAGAAGGATCTGACAGATCATCTGAAAGTGATGGCTCATCTGATAGTGATTCAGATGTTGATGAAGAGGTTGCTGCGGATTATTACGAAAGCACTGGTGGAATGTGCAAAGTAATTGATGTTAAACAGTTGGTTGGACAAGTTCCTAGTAGCTGTTCTGATGATAGCTTAGACGAAACCGTAAAGAAGTTGGGTGGGATTGATCTTCGGGAAGCCTCTAGGGAGTATGGAATGAAGAAGCCTCCAAAAGAGAGAAAGTATCGAGGAGGTCAGAAATCTACTCCTGCCAAGCAAACCCGGGGATCTGATTTGGATGGCCTTATGTTTGTAAAGGACCCAAGAACAGTTTCAGGGAAAAAGAAACATGCTGCTAAATTTCCTCAGTCATGGCCGTTTGAGTCTCAAAAGAGTAAAAATTTCGGGAGGATTCCAG GTGCTAAGAAGAAACATCGCAAGGAGATGATGGCTTTGAAGCGTCGAGAGAGAATGCTCCGCCGAGGTGTTGATCTTCAGAAGATAAATTCA AAACTGCACCAGATGGTTTTGGATGGAGCTGATATGTTATCTTTCCAGCCCATGCATTCACGTGATTGTTCTCAG GTTCAGAGATTAGCTGCAATATACCGCCTGCGAAGCGGTTGTCAAGGTTCTGGCAAGAAGAG GTTTGTGACAGTTACCAAGACACAGTATACGGCTATGCCATCCACCAGTGATAAAATTCGTTTGGAGAAG TTGATAGGAGCTGGTGACGAGGATTCTGATTTCAGAGTCACCGGTATACCAAGTCATAGAAAGGATGTAAATGCAGCCAAAAACTCTTCAAAGGGTAGTGGTGGACAATCTGGCCCAAGCAAATTGTTTAAAACCCCGATAAATCCACGTGGACAAAAAGACAGCagcaagaaaagaagggatCAGAAAACAGGCTCCTACGCTCTTCCTGTCTCCTTTGTTTCAAGTGGTATCATGCGTTCTGAAACAGAAGTTGAGGAGAAATCAATTGAAACAACCCAGCCAACCACCATTGTTCATGAAACGAAGGTTGTGACCAACTCAATCGAATACGGTGCATTCGAGATGCACACAACGGgttttggctcaaaaataatGGCTAAAATGGGTTATCAAGAAGGTAGAGGTTTAGGTAAAGATGGACAGGGCATTTCAGAGCCCATCGAAGCGCGCCAACGACCAAAAGCTCTTGGATTAGGAGCTGAAATCCCAGAAACAAGTAGTAGATCATCAGCGAAGGAGGACTTTCTACCCAAATCATCTGTTCCGGGTGCTGAAATCATCGGTAGAAGCGGGAAATCCATCAGGAAGGAGTCATCTATTGGATTTGCAGGATTTGAGAGGCATACAAAGGGGTTTGGATCAAAGATGATGGCAAAGATGGGTTTTGTTGAAGGCATGGGACTTGGGAGAAGTTCACAAGGCATAACCAATCCCCTAGTTGCTGTTAGACGTCCTAAATCCCAAGGATTAGGtgccaaaagctaa